One segment of Drosophila ananassae strain 14024-0371.13 chromosome 3R, ASM1763931v2, whole genome shotgun sequence DNA contains the following:
- the LOC26514491 gene encoding retinal guanylyl cyclase 2 isoform X3: MGLFVNVIWLGNNFKKTIKNLITEYAQNYPFGYKRIIILHWVPSDIFYDKTNFTEIIIPKCEFIESFKKSGCKYENTSILKYYSTNLESDSRIQHALHSFYLRDEDVEYICKDLETYKQNMSLDLYNSVASHWLSNNTYYYRKWIKMEPPINLFIGGIFPLNISKSGYENLFNVSRSAASAINKNESILPGYNLKILASNGQCQSNMVLKSFIHYYTRPNMLGILGPACSETVEPIVGLGKYMNLIVMSYSAESVNLVNSKSYPYFFRTIGSDLIFIGAYLEIMKIFDWSRVSILYENEAVEYITNLKRNLKYRNFTLVKNIKINTNCKPTDIKENLQNLNQARSKIIIANLHFPTAARTICEAFKLKMTQQYGYIWFLPHGLVKDFDSWQISVNDSCSAQEFNKAINGHFSIMHTPFSNYTARMQEGRTIKDWKESYKIQYGSEPSYYSGFTYDAVWTYALAAHKLLLKDKNAFNFLRTENVTNRLSEFIWSTRFNGLSGNVFFAGGGAGGSRVLSLDFLQWRNISFHQIGTYKPPMKLFIPGIHISEGKLLLNITDIYWPTGRVPEDGRFDCRFSILARLLNLSCDTSTVIFTILICLFSVSTLSFIFFFAFKQFYKRKLKRSAQIMKMFGIDLLSPTLNKKNTLDKWEIAKENVVINRRLGEGAFGMVYGGEAKFSENQWTTVAVKTLKAGQSTEDRIDFLTEAEAMKKFDHNNIIKLLGVCLQSEPIYTIMEFMLHGDLKTFLLARRNMVRENISDECDISCKRLTLYAIDIAKGLSYLAKRKYVHRDIACRNCLVNSDRVVKISDFGMARPTFESDYYRYNRKGMRKLFPVRWMPPETLSLGIFTTASDIWSFGIVLYELISFGSYPYQGLTNSQVLDYVKSGNTIKIPFKAKPQLKRLIQACWSQDAAHRPSATEIVEYISKYPRLLSACLDIPLKVIDMKSNKTYDFEGLDKMIQSSDEMEKMVCSNSSLTFSSIPTTPDGYSIMTPLLTHQKRMNF; the protein is encoded by the exons ATGGGATTGTTTGTCAATGTCATATGGTTgggaaataattttaaaaaaaccataaaaaatttaattacagAGTACGCACAAAACTACCCATTTGGCTACAAAAGAATAATTATTTTGCACTGGGTTCCATCAGATATATTTTATGACAAAACTAATTTTACTGAAATTATTATACCCAAATGCGAATTCATCGAGTCATTTAAAAAATCAGGCTGTAAATATGAGAATActtctattttaaaatattattcaacGAATTTGGAATCAGACAGCCGAATACAACACGCACTTCATAGTTTTTATTTACGTGATGAGGACGTcgaatatatatgtaaagaCCTTGAAACCTATAAACAGAACATGTCTTTGGATTTGTACAACAGTGTGGCTAGCCACTGGCTTTCAAATAATACTTATTATTATAGAAAATGGATAAAAATGGAACCACCTATAAATCTTTTCATTGGTGGTatatttcctttaaatatATCAAAAAGTGGATATGAAAATCTTTTCAATGTTTCAAGAAGTGCAGCATCAGctattaataaaaatgaatcAATATTACCTGGATACAATTTGAAAATCTTAGCCAGCAATGGGCAATGCCAATCGAATATGGTTCTAAAATCATTTATTCACTATTATACAAGGCCAAATATGTTAGGTATCTTAGGTCCAGCATGTAGTGAAACAGTAGAGCCCATAGTTGGCTTAGGAAAGTATATGAATTTGATAGTTATGTCCTATTCTGCTGAGAGTGTAAACTTGGTTAACAGTAAATCTTACCCCTACTTCTTTCGTACAATAGGATCAGATTTGATTTTCATAGGTGCATATCTTGAAATCATGAAAATCTTTGATTGGAGTAGAGTAAGTATTTTATATGAAAATGAAGCAGTTGAATATATCACGAATTTGAAGCGTAATTTAAAGTATAGAAATTTTACTTTggtcaaaaatattaaaattaacacCAACTGCAAGCCCACCGATATCAAAGAG AACCTTCAAAACTTAAATCAAGCCCGTTCTAAGATTATAATTGCAAATTTACATTTTCCTACTGCTGCGAGAACAATTTGTGAggcatttaaattaaaa ATGACTCAACAGTATGGTTATATTTGGTTTCTTCCCCATGGACTTGTAAAAGACTTTGATAGTTGGCAAATATCTGTAAACGATAGCTGTAGTGCGCAAGAATTTAATAAA GCAATTAATGGTCATTTTAGTATAATGCACACACCATTTAGCAACTACACGGCACGCATGCAAGAAGGCCGTACTATAAAAGATTGGAAAGAATCGTATAAAATTCAATATGGATCCGAACCTTCCTATTATTCCGGCTTTACATATGATGCTGTTTGGACATACGCCTTAGCTGCTCATAAATTACTACTTAAAGACAAAAATgcattcaattttttaagaaCAGAAAATGTTACAAATAGGCTTAGTGAATTTATTTGGTCAACTAGATTTAATGGCTTAtctgggaatgtattttttgcCGGGGGGGGGGCAGGAGGATCACGAGTTCTCAGCTTAGATTTTTTGCAGTGGCGAAATATTAGTTTTCACCAAATTGGAACATATAAGCCCCCTATGAAACTTTTTATACCTGGGATTCATATTAGCGAaggaaaattgttattgaataTTACTGATATATATTGGCCAACAGGTCGAGTTCCCGAAGATGGAAGATTTGACTGTAGGTTTTCTATATTGGCTcgattattaaatttaagttgTGATACCTCTACAgtaattttcacaattttaaTCTGTCTATTTTCCGTATCGACTctatcatttatttttttttttgcttttaaacaattttataaACGTAAACTAAAGCGTTCGGCCCAGATAATGAAAATGTTTGGTATTGACCTACTTTCTCCGacattgaataaaaaaaatactctaGATAAATGGGAAATCGCCAAAGAGAACGTGGTAATAAACCGACGATTAGGAGAAGGCGCATTCGGTATGGTATACGGTGGGGAAGCAAAATTTTCTGAAAATCAGTGGACAACTGTGGCAGTCAAGACATTAAAAGCTGGCCAATCTACAGAAGATCGTATTGACTTTTTAACAGAAGCTGAAGCTATGAAAAAATTTGATCATAATAACATTATTAAATTACTCGGTGTTTGCTTACAAAGTGAACCAATATATACAATAATGGAGTTTATGTTACATGGTGATTTAAAAACGTTTCTTTTGGCCAGACGAAATATGGTTAGGGAAAATATTTCTGATGAATGTGATATTTCATGCAAGCGTCTTACACTGTACGCAATTGATATTGCCAAGGGTTTGTCATATTTAGCTAAAAGAAAGTACGTTCATAGAGACATCGCATGTCGAAACTGTTTGGTAAATTCTGATAGAGTCGTGAAAATTTCAGATTTTGGCATGGCTCGACCAACTTTTGAAAGTGATTATTATAGATACAATCGCAAAGGTATGAGAAAACTTTTCCCAGTTCGCTGGATGCCACCAGAAACATTGTCCTTGGGAATATTCACTACAGCTTCGGATATTTGGTCTTTCGGAATAGTACTTTATGAATTAATATCATTTGGTTCATACCCCTACCAGGGACTGACAAATAGTCAGGTTCTTGATTATGTTAAAAGTGGAAATACCATAAAAATACCTTTTAAAGCTAAGCCTCAACTGAAAAGACTTATTCAGGCATGTTGGAGTCAAGATGCTGCTCATCGACCTTCTGCTACAGAAATCGTAGAGTATATTTCAAAGTATCCTCGTCTTTTAAGTGCTTGTCTTGATATTCCACTAAAGGTTATTGATATGAAAAGCAATAAGACATACGATTTTGAAGGTTTAGATAAAATGATTCAATCTTCGGATGAAATGGAGAAAATGGTTTGTTCAAATAGTTCTTTAACATTTAGTTCCATACCAACTACTCCAGATGGTTATAGTATAATGACTCCACTCTTAACACATCAAAAAAGAATGAACTTTTAG